A stretch of the Carassius carassius chromosome 50, fCarCar2.1, whole genome shotgun sequence genome encodes the following:
- the LOC132133778 gene encoding serine/threonine-protein phosphatase 6 regulatory subunit 3-like isoform X1, with product MFWKFDLHTTSHIDTLLEKDDVTLTEVMDEEDVLQECKSQNHKLVDFLVRPQCMEDLVSYITQEPNDDVEEKIKYKYPNISCELLTSDVSQINDMLGEDENLLMKLYSFLQNEPPLNPLLASFFSKVLSILIGRKPEQIVEFLRKREDFVDLLIKHIGTSAIMDLLLRMLTCIEPQQLRQDVLNWLNEEKVIQRLVDMVQPSQDEDRHSNASQSLCEIIRLSRDQMFQVQGCSEPDPLLATLEKQETVEQLLSNIFDKEKNESAIVSVIQILLTLFETRRPAFEGHLEICPSGMNHPSFSVNQSILDAVRPRLKDFHQLLLEPPKKTVLNTTWGVLDPPVGNTRLNVVRLVTSLLQTNTHIINQELIALNTLGVILDMYFKYLWNNFLHTQVEICTAMILAMPSTQSESPEINRENDQEPIRENILIKHLFQKCQLIQTILDAWGSNEKEQTEGGRRRGYMGHLTRIANSIVQNSDKGPNGTQIQQLLSELPEEDRERWEAFTSGQLADTNKKNTVDLVNTHHIHSSSDDEVDFKDSGFHQDSSIQQAFSDYQMQQMTSNFIEQFGFNDEEFADQDDVGDIPFDRISDINFSLNTNESANMALFEACCKEKIQQFEDAGSDEEDIWDEKDVTFAPEAQRRPRSSGSTDSEDSTDSEEEDGKRDPFESTNATSDDRMEVDSGDGSVWTANFDDIPMDTGSSTAPSAPVSTSPTAVPEPSGWNSPNTANAERGWADFSSLTPVSPKDPLRSNSPVAMETSIETDPLGVNAPMQQENTEEWLPNETTLTSPTGRVGDGLDPEEEPVSDRITETVTNGSMKETVSLTVDAKTETAIFKRVLKSYCEEETRSTSDDASAKLFVAESGEVEKSSCPPSNCQKPGIKHLEEKAKSTCKALNGPLEDAAAMDEAKSEQCTANPEAAVNGPA from the exons ATGTTTTGGAAGTTTGATCTGCACACGACATCCCACATTGACACACTCCTGGAAAAGGATGATGTTACGCTGACAGAGGTGATGGATGAGGAGGATGTCTTACAGGAGTGCAAGTCTCAGAACCACAAGCTCGTGGACTTCCTGGTGAGGCCACAGTGCATGGAGGATCTCGTGAGCTACATCACTCAGGAGCCCAATGACGATGTGGAGGAGAAGATcaaatataa gTATCCCAACATATCCTGTGAACTCCTGACTTCAGATGTTAGCCAGATCAATGACATGCTCGGTGAAGATGAAAATTTACTGATGAAACTCTACAGCTTCCTACAGAATGAGCCTCCCCTCAATCCGCTTCTGGCCAGTTTCTTCAGCAAGGTCCTGAGCATCCTCATTGGGAGGAAACCAGAGCAG ATCGTAGAGTTCCTCAGGAAGAGGGAAGACTTTGTGGATCTGTTGATCAAGCACATAGGGACCTCGGCCATTATGGACCTCCTGCTCAGGATGCTCACCTGCATCGAGCCACAGCAGCTTAGACAAGATGTATTAAAT TGGCTAAATGAAGAGAAAGTTATACAGCGGCTGGTTGACATGGTGCAGCCGTCACAAGACGAGGAT AGACACTCAAACGCGTCTCAGTCACTCTGTGAGATCATTCGGCTGAGCAGAGATCAAATGTTCCAGGTGCAGGGCTGCTCAGAGCCCGACCCTCTGCTGGCCACACTGGAGAA ACAAGAGACGGTAGAGCAGTTGCTGTCAAACATCTTTGACAAAGAGAAGAATGAGTCTGCCATAGTCAGTGTGATCCAGATTCTTCTGACCCTATTTGAGACACGGAGACCAGC GTTTGAAGGCCATCTGGAGATTTGTCCCTCTGGAATGAACCACCCTTCATTCTCTGTCAATCAGAGTATCCTAGATGCTGTCAGACCCAGGCTGAAAGATTTTCACCAGCTTTTGCTCGAGCCCCCAAAG aaaactGTCTTGAATACCACATGGGGAGTGTTGGATCCACCAGTGGGAAATACTCGTCTAAATGTGGTGCGACTAGTGACCAGCCTTCTTCAGACCAACACGCATATCATCAACCAGGAGCTCATTGCCCTCAACACACTGGGAGTCATACTA GACATGTACTTTAAATACTTGTGGAATAATTTTCTACACACACAAGTAGAAATCTGTACGGCGATGATCTTAGCGATGCCTTCAACCCAAAGTGAATCTCCTGAAATCAACAGAGAAAACGACCAAGAGCCCATAAGAGAAAACATCCTTATTAAACAT CTCTTTCAGAAGTGCCAGTTAATACAAACAATTCTTGATGCCTGGGGATCAAATGAGAAGGAGCA GACTGAGGGTGGGCGGCGGAGAGGTTACATGGGTCACCTGACTAGAATAGCAAACTCTATAGTCCAAAACAGCGACAAAGGCCCCAATGGGACACAAATTCAGCAGCTCCTCTCAG AGCTTCCAGAGGAGGATAGGGAACGATGGGAAGCGTTTACTTCAGGACAGCTAGCAGATACAAACAAGAAAAACACTGTTGACTTA GTTAACACACACCACATACACTCATCCAGCGATGATGAGGTAGATTTTAAAGACAGCGGGTTTCATCAGGACTCCTCCATACAGCAA GCCTTTTCTGATTATCAGATGCAACAAATGACGTCCAATTTTATTGAGCAGTTTGGCTTCAATGATGAAGAGTTTGCCGATCAGGATGATGTCGGGGA TATTCCCTTTGATAGAATATCAGACATCAATTTTTCCTTGAATACAAATGAAAGT GCAAACATGGCACTCTTTGAGGCCTGCTGTAAGGAAAAGATCCAGCAGTTTGAGGATGCAGGATCGGATGAGGAAGATATCTGGGATGAGAAGGACGTCACATTCGCACCGGAAGCTCAGAGACGTCCCAG GAGCTCAGGAAGTACAGATAGTGAGGATAGTACGGACTCTGAGGAGGAGGATGGGAAGCGAGACCCATTCGAATCCACCAACGCCACCTCTGACGACAGAATGGAAGTGGACTCTGGGGATG GATCGGTATGGACGGCAAATTTTGATGACATACCTATGGACACAGGcagctccacggctcccagcgcACCGGTCTCAACATCACCGACTGCAGTGCCCGAACCTTCGGGCTGGAACTCTCCAAACACTGCAAATGCAGAGAGAGGTTGGGCTGACTTCTCCAGCCTCACACCCGTCAG TCCCAAGGATCCTTTGAGGAGCAATTCCCCTGTAGCCATGGAGACCAGCATAGAAACAGACCCTCTGGGAGTCAACGCGCCCATGCAGCAAGAAA ACACAGAGGAGTGGCTTCCCAACGAGACCACCCTGACTTCCCCTACAGGGAGGGTAGGGGATGGCTTGGACCCTGAGGAAGAGCCTGTCAGTGACCGCATCACAGAAACGGTCACCAACGGCTCTATGAAGGAGACAGTCAGCCTTACTGTAGACGCCAAAACTGAAACTGCTATTTTCAAGAG AGTGTTGAAATCGTATTG CGAAGAAGAGACACGATCTACCTCTGATGACGCATCTGCAAAGTTGTTTGTTGCAGAGAGTGGGGAAGTGGAGAAAAGCAGTTGTCCTCCTAGCAACTGTCAGAAACCAGG tataaAGCACTTAGAAGAGAAAGCAAAATCCACTTGCAAAGCTCTAAATGGTCCTCTTGAGGATGCGGCTGCTATGGACGAAGCCAA ATCAGAGCAGTGCACAGCCAACCCCGAGGCAGCAGTGAACGGTCCAGCATGA
- the LOC132133778 gene encoding serine/threonine-protein phosphatase 6 regulatory subunit 3-B-like isoform X4 — protein sequence MFWKFDLHTTSHIDTLLEKDDVTLTEVMDEEDVLQECKSQNHKLVDFLVRPQCMEDLVSYITQEPNDDVEEKIKYKYPNISCELLTSDVSQINDMLGEDENLLMKLYSFLQNEPPLNPLLASFFSKVLSILIGRKPEQIVEFLRKREDFVDLLIKHIGTSAIMDLLLRMLTCIEPQQLRQDVLNWLNEEKVIQRLVDMVQPSQDEDRHSNASQSLCEIIRLSRDQMFQVQGCSEPDPLLATLEKQETVEQLLSNIFDKEKNESAIVSVIQILLTLFETRRPAFEGHLEICPSGMNHPSFSVNQSILDAVRPRLKDFHQLLLEPPKKTVLNTTWGVLDPPVGNTRLNVVRLVTSLLQTNTHIINQELIALNTLGVILDMYFKYLWNNFLHTQVEICTAMILAMPSTQSESPEINRENDQEPIRENILIKHLFQKCQLIQTILDAWGSNEKEQTEGGRRRGYMGHLTRIANSIVQNSDKGPNGTQIQQLLSELPEEDRERWEAFTSGQLADTNKKNTVDLVNTHHIHSSSDDEVDFKDSGFHQDSSIQQFGFNDEEFADQDDVGDIPFDRISDINFSLNTNESANMALFEACCKEKIQQFEDAGSDEEDIWDEKDVTFAPEAQRRPRSSGSTDSEDSTDSEEEDGKRDPFESTNATSDDRMEVDSGDGSVWTANFDDIPMDTGSSTAPSAPVSTSPTAVPEPSGWNSPNTANAERGWADFSSLTPVSPKDPLRSNSPVAMETSIETDPLGVNAPMQQENTEEWLPNETTLTSPTGRVGDGLDPEEEPVSDRITETVTNGSMKETVSLTVDAKTETAIFKRVLKSYCEEETRSTSDDASAKLFVAESGEVEKSSCPPSNCQKPGIKHLEEKAKSTCKALNGPLEDAAAMDEAKSEQCTANPEAAVNGPA from the exons ATGTTTTGGAAGTTTGATCTGCACACGACATCCCACATTGACACACTCCTGGAAAAGGATGATGTTACGCTGACAGAGGTGATGGATGAGGAGGATGTCTTACAGGAGTGCAAGTCTCAGAACCACAAGCTCGTGGACTTCCTGGTGAGGCCACAGTGCATGGAGGATCTCGTGAGCTACATCACTCAGGAGCCCAATGACGATGTGGAGGAGAAGATcaaatataa gTATCCCAACATATCCTGTGAACTCCTGACTTCAGATGTTAGCCAGATCAATGACATGCTCGGTGAAGATGAAAATTTACTGATGAAACTCTACAGCTTCCTACAGAATGAGCCTCCCCTCAATCCGCTTCTGGCCAGTTTCTTCAGCAAGGTCCTGAGCATCCTCATTGGGAGGAAACCAGAGCAG ATCGTAGAGTTCCTCAGGAAGAGGGAAGACTTTGTGGATCTGTTGATCAAGCACATAGGGACCTCGGCCATTATGGACCTCCTGCTCAGGATGCTCACCTGCATCGAGCCACAGCAGCTTAGACAAGATGTATTAAAT TGGCTAAATGAAGAGAAAGTTATACAGCGGCTGGTTGACATGGTGCAGCCGTCACAAGACGAGGAT AGACACTCAAACGCGTCTCAGTCACTCTGTGAGATCATTCGGCTGAGCAGAGATCAAATGTTCCAGGTGCAGGGCTGCTCAGAGCCCGACCCTCTGCTGGCCACACTGGAGAA ACAAGAGACGGTAGAGCAGTTGCTGTCAAACATCTTTGACAAAGAGAAGAATGAGTCTGCCATAGTCAGTGTGATCCAGATTCTTCTGACCCTATTTGAGACACGGAGACCAGC GTTTGAAGGCCATCTGGAGATTTGTCCCTCTGGAATGAACCACCCTTCATTCTCTGTCAATCAGAGTATCCTAGATGCTGTCAGACCCAGGCTGAAAGATTTTCACCAGCTTTTGCTCGAGCCCCCAAAG aaaactGTCTTGAATACCACATGGGGAGTGTTGGATCCACCAGTGGGAAATACTCGTCTAAATGTGGTGCGACTAGTGACCAGCCTTCTTCAGACCAACACGCATATCATCAACCAGGAGCTCATTGCCCTCAACACACTGGGAGTCATACTA GACATGTACTTTAAATACTTGTGGAATAATTTTCTACACACACAAGTAGAAATCTGTACGGCGATGATCTTAGCGATGCCTTCAACCCAAAGTGAATCTCCTGAAATCAACAGAGAAAACGACCAAGAGCCCATAAGAGAAAACATCCTTATTAAACAT CTCTTTCAGAAGTGCCAGTTAATACAAACAATTCTTGATGCCTGGGGATCAAATGAGAAGGAGCA GACTGAGGGTGGGCGGCGGAGAGGTTACATGGGTCACCTGACTAGAATAGCAAACTCTATAGTCCAAAACAGCGACAAAGGCCCCAATGGGACACAAATTCAGCAGCTCCTCTCAG AGCTTCCAGAGGAGGATAGGGAACGATGGGAAGCGTTTACTTCAGGACAGCTAGCAGATACAAACAAGAAAAACACTGTTGACTTA GTTAACACACACCACATACACTCATCCAGCGATGATGAGGTAGATTTTAAAGACAGCGGGTTTCATCAGGACTCCTCCATACAGCAA TTTGGCTTCAATGATGAAGAGTTTGCCGATCAGGATGATGTCGGGGA TATTCCCTTTGATAGAATATCAGACATCAATTTTTCCTTGAATACAAATGAAAGT GCAAACATGGCACTCTTTGAGGCCTGCTGTAAGGAAAAGATCCAGCAGTTTGAGGATGCAGGATCGGATGAGGAAGATATCTGGGATGAGAAGGACGTCACATTCGCACCGGAAGCTCAGAGACGTCCCAG GAGCTCAGGAAGTACAGATAGTGAGGATAGTACGGACTCTGAGGAGGAGGATGGGAAGCGAGACCCATTCGAATCCACCAACGCCACCTCTGACGACAGAATGGAAGTGGACTCTGGGGATG GATCGGTATGGACGGCAAATTTTGATGACATACCTATGGACACAGGcagctccacggctcccagcgcACCGGTCTCAACATCACCGACTGCAGTGCCCGAACCTTCGGGCTGGAACTCTCCAAACACTGCAAATGCAGAGAGAGGTTGGGCTGACTTCTCCAGCCTCACACCCGTCAG TCCCAAGGATCCTTTGAGGAGCAATTCCCCTGTAGCCATGGAGACCAGCATAGAAACAGACCCTCTGGGAGTCAACGCGCCCATGCAGCAAGAAA ACACAGAGGAGTGGCTTCCCAACGAGACCACCCTGACTTCCCCTACAGGGAGGGTAGGGGATGGCTTGGACCCTGAGGAAGAGCCTGTCAGTGACCGCATCACAGAAACGGTCACCAACGGCTCTATGAAGGAGACAGTCAGCCTTACTGTAGACGCCAAAACTGAAACTGCTATTTTCAAGAG AGTGTTGAAATCGTATTG CGAAGAAGAGACACGATCTACCTCTGATGACGCATCTGCAAAGTTGTTTGTTGCAGAGAGTGGGGAAGTGGAGAAAAGCAGTTGTCCTCCTAGCAACTGTCAGAAACCAGG tataaAGCACTTAGAAGAGAAAGCAAAATCCACTTGCAAAGCTCTAAATGGTCCTCTTGAGGATGCGGCTGCTATGGACGAAGCCAA ATCAGAGCAGTGCACAGCCAACCCCGAGGCAGCAGTGAACGGTCCAGCATGA
- the LOC132133778 gene encoding serine/threonine-protein phosphatase 6 regulatory subunit 3-like isoform X3, translating into MFWKFDLHTTSHIDTLLEKDDVTLTEVMDEEDVLQECKSQNHKLVDFLVRPQCMEDLVSYITQEPNDDVEEKIKYKYPNISCELLTSDVSQINDMLGEDENLLMKLYSFLQNEPPLNPLLASFFSKVLSILIGRKPEQIVEFLRKREDFVDLLIKHIGTSAIMDLLLRMLTCIEPQQLRQDVLNWLNEEKVIQRLVDMVQPSQDEDRHSNASQSLCEIIRLSRDQMFQVQGCSEPDPLLATLEKQETVEQLLSNIFDKEKNESAIVSVIQILLTLFETRRPAFEGHLEICPSGMNHPSFSVNQSILDAVRPRLKDFHQLLLEPPKKTVLNTTWGVLDPPVGNTRLNVVRLVTSLLQTNTHIINQELIALNTLGVILDMYFKYLWNNFLHTQVEICTAMILAMPSTQSESPEINRENDQEPIRENILIKHLFQKCQLIQTILDAWGSNEKEQTEGGRRRGYMGHLTRIANSIVQNSDKGPNGTQIQQLLSELPEEDRERWEAFTSGQLADTNKKNTVDLVNTHHIHSSSDDEVDFKDSGFHQDSSIQQMQQMTSNFIEQFGFNDEEFADQDDVGDIPFDRISDINFSLNTNESANMALFEACCKEKIQQFEDAGSDEEDIWDEKDVTFAPEAQRRPRSSGSTDSEDSTDSEEEDGKRDPFESTNATSDDRMEVDSGDGSVWTANFDDIPMDTGSSTAPSAPVSTSPTAVPEPSGWNSPNTANAERGWADFSSLTPVSPKDPLRSNSPVAMETSIETDPLGVNAPMQQENTEEWLPNETTLTSPTGRVGDGLDPEEEPVSDRITETVTNGSMKETVSLTVDAKTETAIFKRVLKSYCEEETRSTSDDASAKLFVAESGEVEKSSCPPSNCQKPGIKHLEEKAKSTCKALNGPLEDAAAMDEAKSEQCTANPEAAVNGPA; encoded by the exons ATGTTTTGGAAGTTTGATCTGCACACGACATCCCACATTGACACACTCCTGGAAAAGGATGATGTTACGCTGACAGAGGTGATGGATGAGGAGGATGTCTTACAGGAGTGCAAGTCTCAGAACCACAAGCTCGTGGACTTCCTGGTGAGGCCACAGTGCATGGAGGATCTCGTGAGCTACATCACTCAGGAGCCCAATGACGATGTGGAGGAGAAGATcaaatataa gTATCCCAACATATCCTGTGAACTCCTGACTTCAGATGTTAGCCAGATCAATGACATGCTCGGTGAAGATGAAAATTTACTGATGAAACTCTACAGCTTCCTACAGAATGAGCCTCCCCTCAATCCGCTTCTGGCCAGTTTCTTCAGCAAGGTCCTGAGCATCCTCATTGGGAGGAAACCAGAGCAG ATCGTAGAGTTCCTCAGGAAGAGGGAAGACTTTGTGGATCTGTTGATCAAGCACATAGGGACCTCGGCCATTATGGACCTCCTGCTCAGGATGCTCACCTGCATCGAGCCACAGCAGCTTAGACAAGATGTATTAAAT TGGCTAAATGAAGAGAAAGTTATACAGCGGCTGGTTGACATGGTGCAGCCGTCACAAGACGAGGAT AGACACTCAAACGCGTCTCAGTCACTCTGTGAGATCATTCGGCTGAGCAGAGATCAAATGTTCCAGGTGCAGGGCTGCTCAGAGCCCGACCCTCTGCTGGCCACACTGGAGAA ACAAGAGACGGTAGAGCAGTTGCTGTCAAACATCTTTGACAAAGAGAAGAATGAGTCTGCCATAGTCAGTGTGATCCAGATTCTTCTGACCCTATTTGAGACACGGAGACCAGC GTTTGAAGGCCATCTGGAGATTTGTCCCTCTGGAATGAACCACCCTTCATTCTCTGTCAATCAGAGTATCCTAGATGCTGTCAGACCCAGGCTGAAAGATTTTCACCAGCTTTTGCTCGAGCCCCCAAAG aaaactGTCTTGAATACCACATGGGGAGTGTTGGATCCACCAGTGGGAAATACTCGTCTAAATGTGGTGCGACTAGTGACCAGCCTTCTTCAGACCAACACGCATATCATCAACCAGGAGCTCATTGCCCTCAACACACTGGGAGTCATACTA GACATGTACTTTAAATACTTGTGGAATAATTTTCTACACACACAAGTAGAAATCTGTACGGCGATGATCTTAGCGATGCCTTCAACCCAAAGTGAATCTCCTGAAATCAACAGAGAAAACGACCAAGAGCCCATAAGAGAAAACATCCTTATTAAACAT CTCTTTCAGAAGTGCCAGTTAATACAAACAATTCTTGATGCCTGGGGATCAAATGAGAAGGAGCA GACTGAGGGTGGGCGGCGGAGAGGTTACATGGGTCACCTGACTAGAATAGCAAACTCTATAGTCCAAAACAGCGACAAAGGCCCCAATGGGACACAAATTCAGCAGCTCCTCTCAG AGCTTCCAGAGGAGGATAGGGAACGATGGGAAGCGTTTACTTCAGGACAGCTAGCAGATACAAACAAGAAAAACACTGTTGACTTA GTTAACACACACCACATACACTCATCCAGCGATGATGAGGTAGATTTTAAAGACAGCGGGTTTCATCAGGACTCCTCCATACAGCAA ATGCAACAAATGACGTCCAATTTTATTGAGCAGTTTGGCTTCAATGATGAAGAGTTTGCCGATCAGGATGATGTCGGGGA TATTCCCTTTGATAGAATATCAGACATCAATTTTTCCTTGAATACAAATGAAAGT GCAAACATGGCACTCTTTGAGGCCTGCTGTAAGGAAAAGATCCAGCAGTTTGAGGATGCAGGATCGGATGAGGAAGATATCTGGGATGAGAAGGACGTCACATTCGCACCGGAAGCTCAGAGACGTCCCAG GAGCTCAGGAAGTACAGATAGTGAGGATAGTACGGACTCTGAGGAGGAGGATGGGAAGCGAGACCCATTCGAATCCACCAACGCCACCTCTGACGACAGAATGGAAGTGGACTCTGGGGATG GATCGGTATGGACGGCAAATTTTGATGACATACCTATGGACACAGGcagctccacggctcccagcgcACCGGTCTCAACATCACCGACTGCAGTGCCCGAACCTTCGGGCTGGAACTCTCCAAACACTGCAAATGCAGAGAGAGGTTGGGCTGACTTCTCCAGCCTCACACCCGTCAG TCCCAAGGATCCTTTGAGGAGCAATTCCCCTGTAGCCATGGAGACCAGCATAGAAACAGACCCTCTGGGAGTCAACGCGCCCATGCAGCAAGAAA ACACAGAGGAGTGGCTTCCCAACGAGACCACCCTGACTTCCCCTACAGGGAGGGTAGGGGATGGCTTGGACCCTGAGGAAGAGCCTGTCAGTGACCGCATCACAGAAACGGTCACCAACGGCTCTATGAAGGAGACAGTCAGCCTTACTGTAGACGCCAAAACTGAAACTGCTATTTTCAAGAG AGTGTTGAAATCGTATTG CGAAGAAGAGACACGATCTACCTCTGATGACGCATCTGCAAAGTTGTTTGTTGCAGAGAGTGGGGAAGTGGAGAAAAGCAGTTGTCCTCCTAGCAACTGTCAGAAACCAGG tataaAGCACTTAGAAGAGAAAGCAAAATCCACTTGCAAAGCTCTAAATGGTCCTCTTGAGGATGCGGCTGCTATGGACGAAGCCAA ATCAGAGCAGTGCACAGCCAACCCCGAGGCAGCAGTGAACGGTCCAGCATGA
- the LOC132133778 gene encoding serine/threonine-protein phosphatase 6 regulatory subunit 3-B-like isoform X5: MFWKFDLHTTSHIDTLLEKDDVTLTEVMDEEDVLQECKSQNHKLVDFLVRPQCMEDLVSYITQEPNDDVEEKIKYKYPNISCELLTSDVSQINDMLGEDENLLMKLYSFLQNEPPLNPLLASFFSKVLSILIGRKPEQIVEFLRKREDFVDLLIKHIGTSAIMDLLLRMLTCIEPQQLRQDVLNWLNEEKVIQRLVDMVQPSQDEDRHSNASQSLCEIIRLSRDQMFQVQGCSEPDPLLATLEKQETVEQLLSNIFDKEKNESAIVSVIQILLTLFETRRPAFEGHLEICPSGMNHPSFSVNQSILDAVRPRLKDFHQLLLEPPKKTVLNTTWGVLDPPVGNTRLNVVRLVTSLLQTNTHIINQELIALNTLGVILDMYFKYLWNNFLHTQVEICTAMILAMPSTQSESPEINRENDQEPIRENILIKHLFQKCQLIQTILDAWGSNEKEQTEGGRRRGYMGHLTRIANSIVQNSDKGPNGTQIQQLLSELPEEDRERWEAFTSGQLADTNKKNTVDLVNTHHIHSSSDDEVDFKDSGFHQDSSIQQFGFNDEEFADQDDVGDIPFDRISDINFSLNTNESANMALFEACCKEKIQQFEDAGSDEEDIWDEKDVTFAPEAQRRPRSSGSTDSEDSTDSEEEDGKRDPFESTNATSDDRMEVDSGDGSVWTANFDDIPMDTGSSTAPSAPVSTSPTAVPEPSGWNSPNTANAERGWADFSSLTPVSPKDPLRSNSPVAMETSIETDPLGVNAPMQQENTEEWLPNETTLTSPTGRVGDGLDPEEEPVSDRITETVTNGSMKETVSLTVDAKTETAIFKSEEETRSTSDDASAKLFVAESGEVEKSSCPPSNCQKPGIKHLEEKAKSTCKALNGPLEDAAAMDEAKSEQCTANPEAAVNGPA; encoded by the exons ATGTTTTGGAAGTTTGATCTGCACACGACATCCCACATTGACACACTCCTGGAAAAGGATGATGTTACGCTGACAGAGGTGATGGATGAGGAGGATGTCTTACAGGAGTGCAAGTCTCAGAACCACAAGCTCGTGGACTTCCTGGTGAGGCCACAGTGCATGGAGGATCTCGTGAGCTACATCACTCAGGAGCCCAATGACGATGTGGAGGAGAAGATcaaatataa gTATCCCAACATATCCTGTGAACTCCTGACTTCAGATGTTAGCCAGATCAATGACATGCTCGGTGAAGATGAAAATTTACTGATGAAACTCTACAGCTTCCTACAGAATGAGCCTCCCCTCAATCCGCTTCTGGCCAGTTTCTTCAGCAAGGTCCTGAGCATCCTCATTGGGAGGAAACCAGAGCAG ATCGTAGAGTTCCTCAGGAAGAGGGAAGACTTTGTGGATCTGTTGATCAAGCACATAGGGACCTCGGCCATTATGGACCTCCTGCTCAGGATGCTCACCTGCATCGAGCCACAGCAGCTTAGACAAGATGTATTAAAT TGGCTAAATGAAGAGAAAGTTATACAGCGGCTGGTTGACATGGTGCAGCCGTCACAAGACGAGGAT AGACACTCAAACGCGTCTCAGTCACTCTGTGAGATCATTCGGCTGAGCAGAGATCAAATGTTCCAGGTGCAGGGCTGCTCAGAGCCCGACCCTCTGCTGGCCACACTGGAGAA ACAAGAGACGGTAGAGCAGTTGCTGTCAAACATCTTTGACAAAGAGAAGAATGAGTCTGCCATAGTCAGTGTGATCCAGATTCTTCTGACCCTATTTGAGACACGGAGACCAGC GTTTGAAGGCCATCTGGAGATTTGTCCCTCTGGAATGAACCACCCTTCATTCTCTGTCAATCAGAGTATCCTAGATGCTGTCAGACCCAGGCTGAAAGATTTTCACCAGCTTTTGCTCGAGCCCCCAAAG aaaactGTCTTGAATACCACATGGGGAGTGTTGGATCCACCAGTGGGAAATACTCGTCTAAATGTGGTGCGACTAGTGACCAGCCTTCTTCAGACCAACACGCATATCATCAACCAGGAGCTCATTGCCCTCAACACACTGGGAGTCATACTA GACATGTACTTTAAATACTTGTGGAATAATTTTCTACACACACAAGTAGAAATCTGTACGGCGATGATCTTAGCGATGCCTTCAACCCAAAGTGAATCTCCTGAAATCAACAGAGAAAACGACCAAGAGCCCATAAGAGAAAACATCCTTATTAAACAT CTCTTTCAGAAGTGCCAGTTAATACAAACAATTCTTGATGCCTGGGGATCAAATGAGAAGGAGCA GACTGAGGGTGGGCGGCGGAGAGGTTACATGGGTCACCTGACTAGAATAGCAAACTCTATAGTCCAAAACAGCGACAAAGGCCCCAATGGGACACAAATTCAGCAGCTCCTCTCAG AGCTTCCAGAGGAGGATAGGGAACGATGGGAAGCGTTTACTTCAGGACAGCTAGCAGATACAAACAAGAAAAACACTGTTGACTTA GTTAACACACACCACATACACTCATCCAGCGATGATGAGGTAGATTTTAAAGACAGCGGGTTTCATCAGGACTCCTCCATACAGCAA TTTGGCTTCAATGATGAAGAGTTTGCCGATCAGGATGATGTCGGGGA TATTCCCTTTGATAGAATATCAGACATCAATTTTTCCTTGAATACAAATGAAAGT GCAAACATGGCACTCTTTGAGGCCTGCTGTAAGGAAAAGATCCAGCAGTTTGAGGATGCAGGATCGGATGAGGAAGATATCTGGGATGAGAAGGACGTCACATTCGCACCGGAAGCTCAGAGACGTCCCAG GAGCTCAGGAAGTACAGATAGTGAGGATAGTACGGACTCTGAGGAGGAGGATGGGAAGCGAGACCCATTCGAATCCACCAACGCCACCTCTGACGACAGAATGGAAGTGGACTCTGGGGATG GATCGGTATGGACGGCAAATTTTGATGACATACCTATGGACACAGGcagctccacggctcccagcgcACCGGTCTCAACATCACCGACTGCAGTGCCCGAACCTTCGGGCTGGAACTCTCCAAACACTGCAAATGCAGAGAGAGGTTGGGCTGACTTCTCCAGCCTCACACCCGTCAG TCCCAAGGATCCTTTGAGGAGCAATTCCCCTGTAGCCATGGAGACCAGCATAGAAACAGACCCTCTGGGAGTCAACGCGCCCATGCAGCAAGAAA ACACAGAGGAGTGGCTTCCCAACGAGACCACCCTGACTTCCCCTACAGGGAGGGTAGGGGATGGCTTGGACCCTGAGGAAGAGCCTGTCAGTGACCGCATCACAGAAACGGTCACCAACGGCTCTATGAAGGAGACAGTCAGCCTTACTGTAGACGCCAAAACTGAAACTGCTATTTTCAAGAG CGAAGAAGAGACACGATCTACCTCTGATGACGCATCTGCAAAGTTGTTTGTTGCAGAGAGTGGGGAAGTGGAGAAAAGCAGTTGTCCTCCTAGCAACTGTCAGAAACCAGG tataaAGCACTTAGAAGAGAAAGCAAAATCCACTTGCAAAGCTCTAAATGGTCCTCTTGAGGATGCGGCTGCTATGGACGAAGCCAA ATCAGAGCAGTGCACAGCCAACCCCGAGGCAGCAGTGAACGGTCCAGCATGA